The following proteins come from a genomic window of Streptomyces sp. NBC_00539:
- a CDS encoding SgcJ/EcaC family oxidoreductase produces the protein MKPPVAGVTISQEEVRAVVSLVAQVEHAQRNGLPDAFAELFRQDAFWTMPYGDPLTGLEEISAFAHRALPSASRQPVTVTYGAAPSCSSGPTSP, from the coding sequence ATGAAGCCCCCCGTCGCCGGCGTCACGATTTCACAGGAGGAGGTGCGCGCCGTCGTCAGCCTCGTTGCGCAGGTCGAGCACGCCCAGCGAAACGGCCTGCCGGACGCGTTCGCGGAGCTGTTCCGCCAGGACGCCTTCTGGACGATGCCCTACGGCGACCCGCTGACCGGCCTGGAGGAGATCAGCGCCTTCGCCCACCGTGCTCTGCCCAGCGCGAGCCGTCAGCCGGTAACCGTCACCTACGGAGCCGCGCCCTCGTGTTCATCCGGCCCGACCTCGCCGTGA
- a CDS encoding nuclear transport factor 2 family protein — translation MTFRTTAEVIHCFNRAFIEHDASSLADLIADDCVMEAREPAPDGARYEGRAECLEFCRALAEDRTIQFEPEALVITGERATVRWRYHFGDGPTDSVRGVSLTLVRDGLIVESLGYSKTTGDAPPAKAGIHGRQGKS, via the coding sequence TTGACGTTCCGTACCACGGCCGAGGTCATCCACTGCTTCAACCGCGCCTTCATCGAGCACGACGCCTCCTCGCTCGCCGACCTGATCGCCGACGACTGCGTAATGGAGGCGAGGGAGCCGGCTCCTGACGGAGCTCGCTACGAGGGCCGCGCCGAGTGCCTGGAGTTCTGCCGTGCACTCGCCGAGGACCGCACGATCCAGTTCGAGCCGGAGGCCCTCGTCATCACCGGTGAACGGGCAACGGTCCGCTGGCGGTACCACTTCGGCGACGGACCCACCGACTCGGTCCGCGGCGTGAGCCTCACGCTGGTACGGGACGGGTTGATCGTCGAGTCCCTCGGCTACAGCAAGACCACGGGCGACGCCCCGCCGGCCAAGGCCGGAATCCATGGAAGGCAAGGGAAATCCTGA
- a CDS encoding glycosyltransferase has product MRVLLVAYGSRGDIEPMLGLGAELRALGAEVQMCAPPDFAELLDRARIPLVPLGQSLRAMATRAVTGTGKPLPAESLSERAARMLAATYDSVTGVAEGCDVVVATGLIPAAAAARAVADELGVPYVFAAYFPTYLPSPHHPPLAWPGRPLPPEVTDNRVLWDLNTEHMNALFGEAVNNHRAAIGLPPVENVRDHVFTGRPWLAADPALSPWPQPADLDVVQTGAWIRPDESPLPAALEAFLDAGEPPVYVGFGSMPVRDAQSVTRAAVEAVRAQGRRVLLSRGWAGLALTDDRDDCFAVGEVNQQVLFTRVAAVVHHGGAGTTTTAARAGAPQVVAAQMADQPYWAGRVAELGIGAALDGPTLTYESLSAALETALTPGTRTRAAAVAATIRTDGARAAAKLLLDTVGRERPPASVSHPALEERA; this is encoded by the coding sequence ATGCGTGTGTTGTTGGTGGCCTACGGGTCGCGCGGGGACATCGAGCCGATGCTCGGGCTCGGGGCGGAACTGCGGGCACTCGGCGCGGAGGTGCAGATGTGCGCCCCGCCGGACTTCGCGGAGCTGCTGGACCGTGCCCGCATCCCACTGGTGCCGCTCGGCCAGTCGTTGCGCGCGATGGCGACCAGGGCGGTGACCGGGACGGGGAAGCCGCTGCCGGCGGAGAGCCTCTCCGAGCGTGCGGCCCGGATGCTCGCCGCGACGTACGACTCGGTCACCGGGGTGGCCGAAGGATGCGACGTCGTGGTGGCGACCGGCTTGATCCCGGCCGCGGCCGCCGCGCGGGCGGTGGCCGATGAGCTGGGCGTCCCCTACGTGTTCGCCGCCTACTTCCCGACCTACCTGCCGTCGCCGCACCACCCGCCGCTCGCGTGGCCGGGCCGGCCGCTCCCGCCGGAGGTGACCGACAACCGGGTGCTGTGGGACCTGAACACCGAGCACATGAACGCGCTCTTCGGCGAGGCGGTCAACAACCACCGGGCCGCGATCGGTCTGCCCCCGGTGGAGAACGTCCGCGACCACGTCTTCACCGGCCGCCCGTGGCTGGCGGCCGACCCGGCCCTGAGCCCGTGGCCGCAGCCGGCCGACCTCGACGTGGTGCAGACCGGCGCGTGGATCCGGCCGGACGAAAGCCCGCTCCCGGCCGCTCTGGAGGCGTTCCTGGACGCCGGCGAACCCCCGGTGTACGTGGGCTTCGGCAGCATGCCCGTCCGCGACGCGCAGAGCGTCACCCGGGCGGCCGTCGAGGCGGTCCGCGCGCAGGGCCGCCGCGTCCTCCTCTCCCGCGGCTGGGCCGGCCTGGCCCTGACCGACGACCGGGACGACTGCTTCGCCGTCGGCGAGGTCAACCAGCAGGTGCTGTTCACTCGGGTGGCGGCCGTCGTGCACCACGGCGGCGCGGGCACCACGACGACGGCTGCCCGGGCCGGCGCGCCCCAGGTGGTGGCAGCCCAGATGGCGGACCAACCGTACTGGGCCGGCCGGGTGGCCGAGCTGGGCATCGGCGCGGCGCTCGACGGTCCGACCCTGACCTACGAGTCCCTGTCGGCCGCACTCGAGACGGCCCTGACCCCCGGTACCCGCACACGAGCGGCTGCCGTAGCCGCCACGATCCGCACCGACGGGGCGAGGGCGGCGGCGAAGCTGCTGCTCGACACGGTCGGCCGGGAAAGACCGCCCGCGTCCGTGTCTCACCCCGCACTTGAGGAGAGGGCATGA
- a CDS encoding MFS transporter codes for MKVKDRRVPDERNLAAGMLVDAVGTGMYVPFSLVFFQRITGLPLPTIGTVLTVAGLLAMSAMPVGGWAVDRFGARRVRLALYLVRGLGFLAFPLGTTLPVFALVATLTAAGAQAFPATQQALIGELAQGEHRDRLMALARSVNNAGLGAGGLLAAGLVQVGGDRGFLAVAWLNAATFFVAALFGLRIRTPHPVGPATGRQRPGYRAVLRDRPYAGLTLANFLIALGYSALSVLLPVYAVSQFDLPASVAGPLFAVNTALCAFAGVPVGRVSRRFARRTRVAAVGALIFATAFLGYALLGGIPRQGVMAGLVGLLVLYTIGELVHSPSAGALSVSAAPIEARGRYLATYQLSWALSQTLAPSLFTGLLAVDGRLPWLVLTASSMAGAVMLLALERSLPAEAVYTTTAEAVPPARQPGPRQLRPVRADHVARSSTDR; via the coding sequence ATGAAGGTGAAGGACCGCCGGGTGCCCGACGAGCGGAACCTGGCCGCCGGGATGCTGGTGGACGCGGTGGGCACGGGTATGTACGTTCCGTTCAGCCTGGTTTTCTTCCAGCGGATCACCGGACTGCCACTGCCGACGATCGGCACCGTCCTGACCGTTGCCGGGCTGCTGGCGATGAGTGCCATGCCGGTCGGCGGCTGGGCCGTCGACCGGTTCGGTGCCCGGCGGGTGCGGCTGGCCCTGTATCTGGTGCGCGGCCTCGGCTTCCTGGCCTTCCCGCTCGGTACCACCCTGCCGGTCTTCGCCCTGGTCGCCACCCTCACCGCGGCCGGCGCTCAGGCCTTCCCCGCGACCCAGCAGGCCCTGATCGGCGAGCTCGCCCAGGGGGAGCACCGGGACCGGCTGATGGCACTCGCCCGGAGCGTGAACAACGCCGGCCTCGGCGCTGGCGGCCTGCTCGCCGCCGGATTGGTGCAAGTCGGCGGTGACCGCGGCTTCCTGGCGGTCGCCTGGCTGAACGCGGCCACCTTCTTCGTCGCGGCACTGTTCGGGCTGCGGATCAGGACCCCCCACCCGGTCGGCCCCGCGACCGGCCGGCAGCGGCCCGGCTACCGCGCGGTGCTGCGCGATCGCCCGTACGCCGGGCTCACCCTGGCCAACTTCCTGATTGCCCTCGGCTATTCGGCGCTCAGCGTGCTGCTGCCGGTGTACGCCGTGAGCCAGTTCGACCTGCCCGCCTCGGTGGCCGGTCCGCTGTTCGCGGTCAACACGGCGCTCTGCGCCTTCGCCGGCGTACCGGTCGGGAGAGTCAGCAGGCGCTTCGCCCGGCGCACCCGGGTGGCTGCGGTCGGCGCCCTCATCTTCGCCACCGCGTTCCTCGGGTACGCGCTGCTGGGCGGCATCCCCCGCCAAGGCGTGATGGCCGGCCTTGTCGGGCTTCTGGTCCTCTACACGATCGGCGAACTGGTGCACAGCCCGAGCGCCGGCGCCCTCTCGGTGAGCGCCGCTCCCATCGAGGCGCGCGGCCGTTACCTGGCCACCTACCAGCTGTCCTGGGCGCTGTCCCAGACCTTGGCACCGTCGCTGTTCACCGGCCTGCTGGCCGTCGACGGCCGGCTGCCCTGGCTGGTGCTGACGGCGAGTTCGATGGCAGGGGCCGTCATGCTGCTCGCCCTGGAGCGGAGCCTGCCGGCCGAAGCTGTGTACACCACGACCGCCGAAGCCGTGCCGCCCGCACGCCAGCCGGGACCGCGCCAGCTGAGACCTGTCCGGGCCGATCATGTGGCTAGGTCGTCCACCGATCGTTGA
- a CDS encoding barstar family protein, whose product MAKRIESELVVDLRGRPIETLNDFWDAVVEPCGLPDWFGRNTEAWRDTIQTRGISEVIDSYDVLVVHVDKQGVFAARNREARALRSAFSGKQSRLVVHELL is encoded by the coding sequence ATGGCCAAGAGGATTGAGTCGGAACTGGTGGTTGACCTGCGAGGTAGGCCGATCGAGACGCTCAACGATTTCTGGGACGCCGTGGTTGAGCCTTGCGGACTGCCGGATTGGTTCGGTCGGAACACGGAAGCCTGGCGGGACACCATCCAGACACGGGGCATCTCCGAGGTCATCGATAGCTATGACGTCCTGGTCGTGCACGTGGACAAGCAAGGAGTCTTCGCTGCCCGGAACCGTGAGGCCCGAGCCCTGCGAAGCGCCTTCTCGGGGAAGCAGTCGCGCCTGGTCGTGCACGAGCTGCTCTGA
- a CDS encoding IS701 family transposase — MGGELADARSWAGELKSLHERFVHRFSRSEPRESALAYMRGLVAPLERKNGWTLAEEAGHTGPDQIHRLLNRIDWNADEVLDDVQDYIVEHLGDPDAVLIVDDTGFLKKGVRSAGVQRQYSGTAGRTENSQIGVFLAYAGGRGRTLIDRRLYLPTSWTDDRERCRAAGIDDTVAFETKVVMAKAMVRRAIADRIPFRWVTADAAYGFSKGWRSELERADVFHVMATTRHDTVVSRWAMDHPVHDLFPGLPRQKWKRRSCGDGAHGPRVYDWARVEVRPWHREDRRHWVIARRSVRRPDEISYYIAYCPAETTLDELIRIAGSRWAVEECFQSAKQECGLDDYQVRRYDGWHRHMTLAMAAHACLTVLRARQLDTGKAETDPPSSYP; from the coding sequence ATGGGTGGGGAACTTGCTGATGCCCGGTCGTGGGCTGGTGAACTGAAGTCTTTGCACGAGCGGTTCGTGCACCGCTTCTCCAGGTCGGAGCCGCGGGAGTCGGCTCTTGCCTATATGCGGGGGCTGGTCGCTCCGCTGGAGCGGAAGAACGGCTGGACGCTCGCGGAAGAGGCCGGGCATACGGGTCCGGACCAGATTCACCGGCTGTTGAACCGGATCGACTGGAACGCCGATGAGGTCCTCGACGATGTGCAGGACTATATCGTCGAGCATCTCGGCGATCCGGACGCGGTGCTGATCGTGGATGACACCGGGTTCCTGAAGAAGGGTGTCCGCTCGGCCGGGGTCCAGCGTCAGTACTCAGGGACCGCCGGGCGGACGGAGAACTCCCAGATCGGGGTGTTCCTCGCCTATGCCGGCGGCCGTGGCCGCACGTTGATCGACCGCCGTCTGTATCTGCCCACGTCGTGGACGGATGACCGGGAACGGTGCCGGGCGGCCGGCATCGACGACACGGTCGCCTTCGAGACGAAGGTGGTGATGGCCAAGGCCATGGTCCGCCGGGCCATCGCCGACCGGATTCCGTTCCGGTGGGTGACCGCGGACGCCGCCTACGGCTTCTCCAAAGGCTGGCGTTCCGAGCTGGAGCGGGCGGATGTCTTCCATGTCATGGCAACCACCCGCCATGACACCGTCGTCTCCCGCTGGGCCATGGATCATCCCGTTCACGACCTGTTTCCCGGGCTGCCGAGGCAGAAGTGGAAGCGCCGTTCCTGCGGCGACGGTGCCCACGGCCCCAGGGTCTACGACTGGGCGAGGGTCGAGGTCCGTCCCTGGCATCGCGAGGACCGCCGGCACTGGGTGATCGCCCGCCGCAGCGTCCGCCGGCCAGACGAAATCTCCTACTACATCGCCTACTGCCCGGCCGAAACCACCTTGGACGAGCTGATCCGCATCGCGGGAAGCCGTTGGGCGGTCGAGGAATGCTTCCAGAGTGCGAAACAGGAGTGCGGCCTGGACGACTACCAGGTCCGCCGCTACGACGGCTGGCACCGCCACATGACCCTGGCGATGGCGGCCCACGCCTGCCTCACCGTCCTGCGGGCCCGCCAACTCGACACCGGGAAAGCAGAAACGGATCCTCCCAGCTCATACCCCTGA
- a CDS encoding LLM class flavin-dependent oxidoreductase, translated as MLDIPLSALEVAMVQTDTRAVDTLRDTAAFAQGLERLGYHRLWYAEHHHSPAIGAFPPVVLIAHAAATTSVIRLGSGGVLAPNHAPIMLAEQFGTLSALHGGRIDLGIGRGPGTFDEATARALRRGAGPTTDAEYGSDVASVLSLLVGEVALDPLPEPWLLASSTAGAALAAELGLPVAVAHHIRPDNTLAVLERYRAEFTPSRWCERPRVLLCVEAVCAETDEEAVRRTGPMAVVKAGLLKGVSDMPFPTPAQAATHPFTEEERAVLAHFRAQQAVGAPETVVRRLERLARETGADELMLTTPVHDLGDRLRSYELIRKHCG; from the coding sequence ATGCTCGACATACCTCTTTCAGCACTGGAAGTCGCGATGGTCCAGACGGACACCCGCGCCGTGGACACGCTGCGGGACACCGCGGCCTTCGCACAGGGACTCGAACGGCTCGGCTACCACCGGCTCTGGTACGCCGAGCACCACCACTCACCCGCGATCGGCGCGTTCCCGCCGGTCGTGCTGATCGCGCACGCCGCCGCCACGACCTCCGTCATCCGTCTCGGCTCCGGCGGGGTGCTGGCACCCAACCACGCCCCCATCATGCTGGCGGAGCAGTTCGGGACACTGTCCGCCCTGCACGGGGGCCGTATCGACCTGGGCATCGGCCGTGGCCCCGGAACCTTCGACGAGGCCACCGCGCGGGCGCTGCGCCGCGGCGCCGGACCGACGACCGACGCGGAGTACGGGAGCGACGTGGCCTCGGTCCTCTCCCTCCTGGTGGGCGAAGTCGCCCTCGACCCGCTGCCGGAGCCGTGGCTGCTCGCCTCCAGCACCGCGGGCGCCGCCCTCGCCGCGGAGCTCGGCCTGCCGGTGGCCGTGGCCCACCACATCCGACCCGACAACACCCTTGCGGTACTCGAGCGTTACCGGGCGGAGTTCACCCCGTCCCGTTGGTGCGAGCGGCCCCGGGTGTTGTTGTGCGTCGAGGCGGTGTGCGCGGAAACCGACGAGGAGGCAGTGCGGCGGACGGGGCCCATGGCCGTCGTCAAGGCCGGGCTCCTCAAGGGGGTGAGCGACATGCCCTTCCCGACCCCCGCGCAGGCCGCCACCCACCCGTTCACGGAGGAGGAGCGAGCGGTGCTGGCCCACTTCCGGGCACAGCAGGCCGTCGGGGCCCCGGAGACAGTCGTACGCCGGCTCGAACGACTGGCGCGCGAGACCGGCGCGGACGAGCTGATGCTGACCACGCCCGTGCACGACCTCGGCGACCGCCTGCGCTCCTACGAATTGATCAGGAAGCACTGCGGCTGA
- a CDS encoding CobW family GTP-binding protein: protein MTHDHQLHVVIVAGLHADARKEVVERFLRTVPGSVALHHDLAGAPDGTVLRLIRDASGTLSRDETPLVNDCACCALREDLVPELERMADSGLTRLAVVELWDSVEPKAMAEVIAAHGGDRMALTSVITAVDPALVLPYLANGDDLAEAGLAAAPTDQRTVGDTWARQLEYAPVLAVIDSDEADDEDHALLAQLHPTARRVPAASTELARAAFAGFDVEAAAAAQHPACALLPQDADEAGVTTFVWHRRRPFHPERLYQALEDLCCAAARSRGRFWLADRPDTLLAWDAAGGALCVESAGPWLASLPAAAWEMVPPMRQAAAALDWHPDHGDCCQHLVFTSPGLDRDGLEQLLDSCLLTDAEYEPGREAWKHLPAAFDSLLDAV, encoded by the coding sequence ATGACCCACGACCACCAGCTCCACGTCGTGATCGTCGCCGGTCTCCACGCCGACGCACGGAAGGAAGTCGTAGAGCGCTTCCTGCGGACCGTCCCGGGCAGTGTGGCGCTCCACCACGATCTGGCCGGAGCACCCGACGGCACTGTGCTCCGCCTGATCCGCGACGCGTCGGGCACCCTCTCCCGTGATGAGACCCCCCTGGTCAACGACTGCGCGTGCTGCGCACTGCGCGAGGACCTGGTCCCGGAACTGGAGCGGATGGCGGACAGCGGCCTGACCCGGCTCGCCGTGGTCGAGCTGTGGGACTCGGTCGAACCGAAGGCCATGGCGGAGGTGATCGCGGCGCACGGCGGAGACCGGATGGCCCTGACAAGCGTGATCACTGCCGTGGACCCCGCGCTTGTCCTGCCCTACCTCGCCAACGGCGACGACCTAGCCGAGGCCGGCCTCGCCGCAGCCCCCACCGACCAACGGACCGTCGGAGACACCTGGGCCCGCCAGCTGGAGTACGCGCCCGTCCTCGCCGTCATCGACAGCGACGAGGCCGACGACGAGGACCACGCCCTCCTCGCGCAACTGCACCCCACCGCGCGCCGGGTCCCGGCCGCGTCCACCGAACTCGCAAGGGCCGCCTTCGCCGGCTTCGACGTAGAGGCCGCCGCGGCCGCCCAGCACCCCGCGTGCGCGCTCCTGCCCCAGGACGCCGACGAGGCCGGCGTCACGACGTTCGTCTGGCACCGCCGACGGCCGTTCCACCCGGAACGTCTCTACCAGGCACTTGAGGACCTGTGCTGCGCCGCCGCCCGCAGCCGCGGCCGGTTCTGGCTCGCCGACCGCCCCGACACGCTGCTCGCCTGGGACGCGGCCGGCGGAGCTCTGTGCGTGGAGAGCGCCGGGCCGTGGCTGGCGTCACTGCCCGCCGCGGCCTGGGAGATGGTCCCGCCCATGCGTCAGGCGGCCGCCGCGCTCGACTGGCACCCGGACCACGGCGACTGCTGTCAGCACCTCGTCTTCACCTCCCCTGGCCTGGACCGGGACGGGCTGGAACAACTCCTCGACTCCTGCCTGCTGACGGACGCGGAGTACGAGCCGGGGCGCGAAGCGTGGAAGCACCTGCCCGCCGCCTTCGACTCCCTCCTCGACGCCGTCTGA
- a CDS encoding type B 50S ribosomal protein L31 encodes MKPGIHPAYAPVVFRDTASGTAFLTRSTMTSDKTVDWEDGNTYPVVDVEISSGSHPFYTGTARVLDTAGRVEKFERRYGAR; translated from the coding sequence ATGAAGCCCGGAATCCACCCCGCCTACGCGCCCGTCGTCTTCCGCGACACCGCCTCTGGCACCGCGTTCCTCACCCGCTCCACGATGACCAGCGACAAGACCGTCGACTGGGAGGACGGCAACACCTACCCGGTCGTCGACGTGGAGATCTCCTCCGGGAGCCACCCCTTCTACACGGGCACCGCTCGCGTACTCGACACGGCCGGCCGCGTCGAGAAGTTCGAGCGCCGCTACGGAGCTCGTTGA
- the rpmG gene encoding 50S ribosomal protein L33: protein MARNEIRPVVKLRSTAGTGFTYVTRKNRRNDPDRLVLHKYDPVVRRHVDFREER from the coding sequence ATGGCACGCAACGAGATCCGCCCGGTCGTCAAGCTCCGTTCCACGGCAGGCACCGGGTTCACCTATGTCACCCGCAAGAACCGGCGCAACGACCCCGACCGGCTGGTGCTGCACAAGTACGACCCCGTCGTACGCCGGCACGTCGACTTCCGCGAAGAGCGCTGA
- the rpmB gene encoding 50S ribosomal protein L28: protein MSAHCQLTGAKPGFGNAISHSHRRTSRRFDPNIQRKRYWLASEGRHVRLTLSAKAIKTVDAIGIEAAVTRIRARGGKV from the coding sequence ATGTCAGCCCACTGCCAACTGACCGGCGCCAAGCCGGGCTTCGGCAATGCCATCTCCCACTCACACCGGCGCACCTCGCGCCGCTTCGACCCGAACATCCAGCGCAAGCGCTACTGGCTGGCGAGCGAGGGGCGCCACGTCCGCCTGACGCTGAGCGCCAAGGCGATCAAGACGGTGGACGCGATCGGCATCGAGGCCGCCGTGACCCGGATCCGCGCACGGGGAGGGAAGGTCTGA
- the rpsN gene encoding 30S ribosomal protein S14 yields the protein MAKKSKVAQNEKRKETVARYVARRAELKEAIRRPSATAAEREAALAELRRQPRNASATRVRNRDSVDGRPRGYLRKFGLSRVRARQQAHAGFLPGVTKSSW from the coding sequence ATGGCGAAGAAGAGCAAGGTCGCGCAGAACGAGAAGCGCAAGGAGACCGTCGCCCGATACGTCGCCCGGCGGGCCGAACTCAAGGAGGCCATCCGCCGCCCGTCCGCCACCGCGGCCGAACGGGAGGCCGCCCTCGCGGAGCTCCGCCGGCAACCGCGCAACGCCAGCGCCACCCGCGTCCGCAACCGCGACAGCGTGGACGGTCGCCCCCGCGGCTACCTGCGCAAGTTCGGACTCTCCCGCGTACGAGCCCGGCAGCAGGCACATGCGGGGTTCTTGCCAGGAGTGACGAAGTCGTCCTGGTAG
- a CDS encoding putative Ig domain-containing protein — protein sequence MACHALARTDVKQQLRLAPNLLPSGYGPADLQSAYALSASAGAGATVAIIDAYDDPNAESDLATYRSQYGLPACTTANGCFKKFDQNGRTNYPKADSGWAGEISLDVDMVSAVCPQCHILLVEANQPSMEDLGAAVNRAVAMGAKYVSNSYGGGEDSTDPSSDAPYFNHPGVAITVSSGDSGYGVEYPAASQYVTSVGGTSLNRAGGTTRGWSESVWGTSAGGNGAGSGCSAYTTKPSWQSDSGCAKRTVSDVSAVADPATGLAVYDTYQASGWNVYGGTSASAPIIASVYALAGTPVAGSYPSSYPYAHTSALNDVTSGANGSCGSSYLCTAKSGYDGPTGLGTPNGTGAFAGGSTGGNTVTVTNPGSRSTTVNTAASLQIKATDSASGQTLTYSAIGLPPGLSINASTGLISGTPTTAGTYNVTVTAKDTTNASGTTSFTWTVTPVGGDCAPVQLLGNQGFETGSASPWTASAGVVDNGSGEAAHSGSWKAWLDGYGSTHTDSLSQSVTIPAGCHATLSYYVHIDTAETTTTTTYDKLTVQANSTTLTSYSNLNKNTGYAQKTFDLSSYAGQSVTIKFTGTEDSSLQTSFVIDDTALTIS from the coding sequence ATGGCCTGCCACGCGCTGGCCCGCACCGACGTCAAGCAGCAACTGCGCCTCGCGCCGAACCTGCTTCCGTCCGGCTACGGCCCCGCTGACCTGCAGAGCGCGTACGCGCTGTCGGCCTCTGCCGGAGCCGGCGCGACGGTCGCCATCATCGACGCGTACGACGACCCGAACGCCGAGTCCGACCTGGCGACCTACCGCTCCCAGTACGGCCTGCCGGCCTGTACCACGGCCAACGGCTGCTTCAAGAAGTTCGACCAGAACGGCCGCACCAACTACCCGAAGGCCGACTCCGGTTGGGCGGGAGAGATCTCCCTCGACGTGGACATGGTCAGCGCCGTCTGCCCCCAGTGCCACATCCTGCTCGTCGAGGCGAACCAGCCGTCCATGGAGGACCTGGGCGCCGCCGTCAACCGCGCGGTGGCCATGGGGGCGAAGTACGTCTCCAACAGCTACGGCGGCGGCGAGGACTCCACCGACCCCAGCTCCGACGCCCCGTACTTCAACCACCCCGGCGTCGCGATCACCGTCAGCTCTGGTGACAGCGGCTACGGCGTCGAGTACCCGGCGGCCTCCCAGTACGTCACCTCAGTCGGCGGCACCTCGCTGAACCGCGCGGGCGGCACCACCCGCGGCTGGTCCGAATCGGTCTGGGGCACCAGCGCCGGCGGCAACGGCGCCGGTTCCGGCTGCTCGGCCTACACCACCAAGCCCTCCTGGCAGAGTGACAGCGGCTGCGCCAAGCGCACCGTCTCCGACGTCTCGGCCGTCGCCGACCCGGCCACCGGCCTGGCCGTCTACGACACCTACCAGGCGAGCGGCTGGAACGTCTACGGCGGCACCAGCGCCTCGGCGCCGATCATCGCCTCCGTCTACGCCCTGGCGGGCACCCCGGTCGCCGGCAGCTACCCGTCCTCGTACCCCTACGCCCACACCTCGGCACTCAACGACGTGACCAGCGGCGCCAACGGCTCCTGCGGCAGCAGCTACCTGTGCACCGCCAAGTCCGGCTACGACGGCCCGACCGGCCTCGGCACACCCAACGGCACCGGCGCCTTCGCGGGCGGCTCCACCGGAGGCAACACCGTCACGGTGACCAACCCCGGCAGCCGCTCCACCACCGTCAACACGGCCGCCTCCCTCCAGATCAAGGCCACCGACTCGGCGAGCGGGCAGACCCTCACGTACAGCGCCATCGGACTCCCGCCCGGCCTGTCGATCAACGCCTCCACCGGCCTGATCAGTGGCACGCCGACCACCGCCGGCACCTACAACGTGACGGTCACCGCCAAGGACACCACCAACGCGAGCGGCACCACCTCCTTCACCTGGACCGTCACCCCGGTGGGCGGAGACTGCGCCCCGGTACAGCTCCTCGGCAACCAGGGCTTCGAGACCGGCAGCGCCAGTCCGTGGACCGCCTCCGCGGGCGTGGTCGACAACGGCAGCGGGGAGGCGGCGCACTCCGGCTCATGGAAGGCCTGGCTCGACGGCTACGGCTCCACGCACACCGACTCGCTGTCCCAGTCGGTGACCATTCCCGCGGGGTGCCACGCGACCCTCAGCTACTACGTGCACATCGACACCGCGGAGACGACGACCACCACCACCTACGACAAGCTGACGGTGCAGGCCAACTCCACGACCCTAACCTCCTACTCCAACCTCAACAAGAACACCGGCTACGCGCAGAAGACCTTCGACCTGTCCTCGTACGCGGGGCAGTCGGTGACCATCAAGTTCACCGGAACCGAGGACTCCAGCCTCCAGACCTCGTTCGTGATCGACGACACCGCGCTCACCATCAGCTGA